The Candidatus Rokuibacteriota bacterium genome segment TACAACCCGCAGGCCTGCGCCCTTACCGGCCTCTTGGCTGTCGCTCAGTACGGGGCGATCGTGGTCTACGCCGCCGCCCGCTGGAACCTGAACGATGCCCGCTATGCGCCATTCAAGCTGGGCATGTTCGACTGGAGCACTCAGGGCATGCGCCTGATCCTCATGGCCGGCGCGGCCCTGGTGAGCGCCCTCATCGTGCTGCGAGCCAAGAACCTGCACCACCTCTCCACCACGGATCTGCTCTCGGGCGCCGCGAGCCGCCGGGCCTTCGACGAGCGGCTCGAGGCCGAGGCCAGCCGCGCGCGCCGCAACGGCCGCCCGTTCACGCTGGCCCTCATCGACGTGGACAACTTCAAGCAGGTCAACGACACCCGCGGTCACGCGACCGGCGATGCCGTCCTGCGCGCTGTCGCGGCGATCTTCGTGCGGTCGCTGCGGCCCAGCGACATGGTGGCTCGCTTCGGCGGGGACGAGTTCGCGCTGCTCCTGCCCGAGACCTCCGCCGAGCTGGTGATGGACAGGCTGGAGCGGCTCCGGGCCGAGGTCGCAGCCTCGAGGATCCGGCCGTCAGGCGACCGCTCGGGGAAGCCCGTGCAGGTGACACTCAGCATCGGCGCCGCCAGCTGGCCGGACGACGGTCCGCTGGTGCCGCTCGTGCTGGCCGCCGCCGACGCCCGGCTCTACGAGGCCAAGCGGCGCGGACGGAACAGGCTCGTGGGGCCGGCGCCGCACGAGGAGCTGCGCGAGCCGAGTCCGCGGGACGCCCCCGATCCATTGCCCCTGTCCCGCTGACCCCGAGAGGATCCAGATGCGACTCCGCCCCCTGACCGGCTGGACGATTGTGGTCATCTTCCTGGGATCGCTCGCCTACACTGCCGCGTTCGCGACGGCGAGCTACCTCGAGACCACTCACCTGGTGGACTGGATCGCCTCCGATGCGGCCACGAAGGGCAAGGCCGCCGCCGACCCGCGGAGTCAGGAGGCTCGCCAGCGGTTCGTCAGCACCGTTCGCTCGGCGTTGCTGGCCGCCTCCGGCCGGCCGGGCACCGTCCTGACTCGGGACGGCGTCGCTGTCGCCGAGACGCCCGAGGGCGTCCGGGTGACGGTGCAGTGGGCCTACCCGGTGTTCTCCTACGGCGGCCGGACCCTCCTCGCCGTGCCCCTGTCCGTGGACCGCTCCATCAGCCTGAGGCCGTAGCCCGCGGCAATCCCCCAGGGGGCAGCCGCAGCCGGGCGCGGTCAGGGCGGCGTCGCGCGGCCCAGGTCCCGGATGGGATGGCGGCGCCCGTCGAGGAGCAGCGCCGGTCCGGTCCCATCGTCGGCCAGGAGCGGGGCGAGCTGCTGTAGCGCGACGCGGCCGAAGCGGGCTCGGAAGGCGCCCTGGCGGACCCGGCAGTAGAGATGGTCCCCCTCGGTCTCGAGAGTGGCCGGTTCGAGGGGCTCCGTGTAGCCGCCCGCGAACCGCAGTTCCACGCACCGCGCCCGCCCGGCCTCCGCGCTCACTCCCAGTCGCTGCACCACGAAGGGCGTGTCGTGAGGCGCGAACCAGTTCTTTTCCCCCTGGCACACGACGAGATATCGCCCGTCGTCGCTGCGCCGCATCGCGCGCAGGAACAACCCCAGCACCGCAGCATCGACGATCTCGGTGCCATCGTGGAACACGCGTCCTTCCCGGTCGACGAGGTAGTGATACTCCCGCATCCCGTCTGGATTGTACCCCGCAGGGATCCCGCTGGCCGGCGGCGCGCGGGCCGGACGGCGCGGCATGGGGTCCGCGGAAGGCCTCGGAGGCTCTCACGCCGGTTGACTTGCCTGGCCCTCCCGGCCTAGCATCCCGCAAGGGGGCGGAGATGGGGTTCGACTATGGCCGTTACTTCGGCGAGATCGCGGTGATCAGGGATCTCACCACCATGCCGGAGGAGGCTCGGTGGCGCCTCGCTCCGCCTCCGCCCCGGCCCGAGCCCCACCGGATCATCCTCTATCTCGGCTGCAACGTTTTCCGCACCTCGCACATGGTGCGCACGGTCACCGCGATCTTCGACCGCCTCGGCCTCGACTACCTCGCCGTCGGCGGCCCTACCTACTGCTGCGGCATCGTCCACCACCAGCAAGGCCATACGGCGGCGGGGGGAGGGCTGGCCAGTCGCACCGCCCGCCTCCTCGAGCGTTACGAGCCGGAAGAAGTCGTGATGTGGTGCCCTTCCTGCATCTATTTCTACGACGAGGTGCAGCAGATTCCGCTCCCGTTCGCCGTCCGCCACGCCAGCGAGTTCCTGGTCTCGCGGCTGCCGGAGCTCGCCCTCACGCAACCCGTGAACAGGTGCGTCGCCCTCCACCATCATGCTGTCAGCGAGCCGCGCCGGCGCGAAGGGATGGCGGGCCTCACGCTGCTCCGGGCCGTGCCCGGGATCCGTCTGGTGGACAACGAGCCGGATCCGCGCCTGGGCCGGGCCTGCACCCCGGCCGTCCGCGAGGAGATGGGCACCGAGGCCTGGAACCAGATGGTGCGCGACGAGATCGATCGGGTCCGCGCGGCCGGGGCCGACACGCTGGCAACCATGTACCACGGCTGCCAGCGCTACATCT includes the following:
- a CDS encoding DUF1285 domain-containing protein, with the protein product MPRRPARAPPASGIPAGYNPDGMREYHYLVDREGRVFHDGTEIVDAAVLGLFLRAMRRSDDGRYLVVCQGEKNWFAPHDTPFVVQRLGVSAEAGRARCVELRFAGGYTEPLEPATLETEGDHLYCRVRQGAFRARFGRVALQQLAPLLADDGTGPALLLDGRRHPIRDLGRATPP
- a CDS encoding GGDEF domain-containing protein is translated as MAAAPGARAVRRGPFGRIRENLADSRDPIFVGLGASGELLAARVRILLLCVLLAIQLVPGTAADIRLVTLPLNVVALIVAFLFYRVASRRPRPWLEGSASSAADVTLVSCGLAAFLLLDQPHTAVNSGTLFELYFLAIGCASLRYNPQACALTGLLAVAQYGAIVVYAAARWNLNDARYAPFKLGMFDWSTQGMRLILMAGAALVSALIVLRAKNLHHLSTTDLLSGAASRRAFDERLEAEASRARRNGRPFTLALIDVDNFKQVNDTRGHATGDAVLRAVAAIFVRSLRPSDMVARFGGDEFALLLPETSAELVMDRLERLRAEVAASRIRPSGDRSGKPVQVTLSIGAASWPDDGPLVPLVLAAADARLYEAKRRGRNRLVGPAPHEELREPSPRDAPDPLPLSR
- a CDS encoding (Fe-S)-binding protein, which translates into the protein MGFDYGRYFGEIAVIRDLTTMPEEARWRLAPPPPRPEPHRIILYLGCNVFRTSHMVRTVTAIFDRLGLDYLAVGGPTYCCGIVHHQQGHTAAGGGLASRTARLLERYEPEEVVMWCPSCIYFYDEVQQIPLPFAVRHASEFLVSRLPELALTQPVNRCVALHHHAVSEPRRREGMAGLTLLRAVPGIRLVDNEPDPRLGRACTPAVREEMGTEAWNQMVRDEIDRVRAAGADTLATMYHGCQRYICPFEAEHPVAIEHYLALFGRGLGIDFEDRFKKYRLWRDPERVLAETTACQRANNVDPARARQVVGEVFGRR